The following coding sequences are from one Candidatus Rokuibacteriota bacterium window:
- a CDS encoding selenium-binding protein, with the protein MSDRIRTTAWALAGLLALAWAGPAFGEPCLSPYVKRLTGAEKYLYVLSVDADAKDNDFLAVIDANMASATYGRVLTTVDLGSANNEPHHMGFTDDRTKIWAGTLFSKRLFIFDVATDPAKPKIVKTIEDITALTGLHGPHTYYALPGRMLLTFLSSADGNPPGGLAEFTNDGQLIRVFKNPASAPYAYDVAVKPEINRMVTSSFTPYRNYSKPLAQWDMKDGGNTLLVWDFKERKVLQTLTTDPIPLEVRWSLKPGKAYGWTNSALGDSIWFFRQGKDGAFSAKKAADLGKGCLPADLRQSPDDRYLYVSCWMRGELHAWDVSVPDKPRLHDTVVAGVSPNMMHVTPDGRRMYVTNSLLSTMDYSGNFWVRLVHIGPDGRMKLDPFFNVDFTKFPTGPARAHDMLLY; encoded by the coding sequence ATGAGTGACAGGATTCGGACGACAGCGTGGGCGCTCGCCGGGCTTCTGGCTCTCGCGTGGGCCGGGCCCGCCTTTGGTGAGCCCTGCCTCTCCCCCTATGTGAAACGCCTCACCGGCGCGGAGAAATACCTCTATGTCCTGTCCGTTGACGCTGATGCCAAGGATAACGACTTCCTCGCCGTCATCGATGCGAACATGGCGTCGGCGACCTACGGGCGCGTCCTGACGACGGTCGACCTCGGCTCGGCCAACAACGAGCCGCACCACATGGGGTTCACCGACGATCGCACCAAGATCTGGGCTGGGACGCTGTTCTCGAAGCGCCTCTTCATCTTCGACGTGGCCACCGACCCGGCGAAGCCGAAGATCGTCAAGACCATCGAGGACATCACCGCGCTCACCGGACTCCACGGCCCGCACACCTACTACGCGCTCCCGGGGCGGATGCTGCTCACGTTCCTTTCGTCGGCCGACGGCAACCCGCCCGGCGGCCTGGCGGAGTTCACCAACGACGGGCAGCTCATCCGTGTGTTCAAGAACCCGGCCTCGGCCCCCTACGCCTACGACGTCGCGGTGAAGCCCGAGATCAACCGGATGGTCACCTCGAGCTTCACCCCGTATCGGAACTACTCCAAGCCCCTCGCCCAGTGGGACATGAAGGACGGCGGCAACACGCTCCTGGTCTGGGACTTCAAGGAGCGCAAGGTACTCCAGACCCTCACGACGGATCCGATCCCGCTGGAGGTTCGCTGGAGCCTCAAGCCGGGGAAGGCTTATGGCTGGACCAACTCGGCGCTTGGCGACTCGATCTGGTTCTTCAGGCAGGGTAAGGACGGCGCGTTCTCCGCCAAGAAGGCGGCCGATCTCGGGAAGGGGTGCCTGCCGGCCGACCTTCGCCAGTCTCCCGACGATCGCTACCTCTACGTCTCCTGCTGGATGCGGGGCGAGCTTCATGCCTGGGACGTCTCGGTCCCTGACAAGCCGCGCCTCCACGACACGGTGGTCGCCGGGGTGTCGCCCAACATGATGCACGTGACGCCGGACGGCAGGCGGATGTACGTCACGAACTCGCTGCTCTCCACCATGGACTACTCGGGAAACTTCTGGGTCCGACTCGTTCACATCGGGCCCGACGGCCGCATGAAGCTCGATCCATTCTTCAACGTGGACTTCACGAAGTTTCCGACCGGGCCAGCCCGCGCCCACGACATGCTGCTCTACTGA
- a CDS encoding bifunctional precorrin-2 dehydrogenase/sirohydrochlorin ferrochelatase, whose translation MGYYPIFLELAGRSCLVVGGGAVAERKVEGLLAVGASVTVVAPALAPRLGELAREGRVRHVAREYRRGDLAGHQLVFVATDDGEANGSVAREGRERGVWVNAADDPAHCDFILPSVLRRGDLVVAVATGGASPALARVIREELEAYFTEEYTVLAQVAAEVRRELRQHARSVDGEAWRRALDADLRRLIAEGRREEAKERLLWRLTAGICG comes from the coding sequence ATGGGCTACTACCCGATCTTCCTCGAGCTGGCCGGCCGGTCGTGCCTCGTCGTCGGTGGCGGCGCGGTGGCCGAGCGGAAGGTCGAAGGGCTGCTCGCCGTGGGGGCTTCGGTCACGGTCGTCGCTCCCGCGCTCGCGCCGCGCCTCGGCGAGCTGGCGCGCGAAGGGCGGGTCCGCCACGTCGCGCGTGAGTATCGCCGGGGCGATCTCGCCGGCCATCAGCTCGTCTTCGTCGCCACCGACGACGGGGAAGCGAACGGGAGCGTGGCTCGCGAAGGGCGGGAGCGCGGGGTCTGGGTCAACGCCGCCGATGACCCCGCCCATTGCGATTTCATCCTGCCCTCGGTTCTCCGACGCGGCGACCTGGTGGTGGCGGTCGCCACCGGAGGGGCCAGCCCGGCGCTCGCGCGCGTGATCAGGGAGGAGCTGGAAGCCTACTTCACCGAGGAGTACACCGTGCTGGCCCAGGTAGCGGCTGAGGTCAGGCGTGAGCTGCGCCAGCACGCGCGCTCGGTTGACGGTGAAGCATGGCGCCGGGCCCTGGACGCCGACCTCCGCAGGCTGATCGCCGAAGGGCGGCGAGAAGAAGCTAAGGAGCGTCTCCTCTGGCGACTGACGGCCGGGATATGCGGGTAG
- a CDS encoding MBL fold metallo-hydrolase — translation MKVTLWGTRGSLASPGPDTARYGGNTSCVAVLGPAGTVLILDAGTGIRRLGTTLPRPLRRVDLLLTHLHMDHIQGLGFFAPLYEPETEIHIWGPASPTLDLRTRLTRYLSPPLFPVRLRDVPASLLLHEVASTGFEVGEFRITADLVCHPGPTVGYRIEASGAALAYLPDHEPALGARKFPAGRDWTSGCALAAGADLLLHDAQYSRDEYSDRIGWGHSSPQQALEFAALAGVAHLVPFHHDPAHSDEDLDRMLGEAVTAAKPAFRVTAGTEGASFELGR, via the coding sequence ATGAAGGTCACGCTGTGGGGGACGCGCGGCTCCCTGGCGTCGCCGGGCCCGGACACGGCGCGCTACGGGGGGAACACGTCCTGCGTCGCGGTTCTCGGCCCGGCCGGCACCGTGCTCATACTCGACGCCGGCACCGGGATCCGCCGGCTCGGCACGACGCTCCCCCGCCCGCTGCGGCGCGTGGACCTCCTGCTCACGCACCTGCACATGGACCACATCCAGGGGCTCGGCTTCTTCGCGCCGCTCTACGAGCCGGAGACCGAAATCCACATCTGGGGGCCCGCCAGCCCGACGCTCGACCTCCGGACGCGGCTCACGCGCTACCTCTCGCCGCCGCTGTTCCCCGTCCGCCTGCGCGACGTGCCGGCTTCCCTGCTCCTCCACGAGGTCGCCTCCACCGGATTCGAGGTCGGCGAGTTCCGCATCACCGCGGATCTCGTCTGCCACCCCGGCCCGACTGTCGGCTACCGGATCGAGGCCTCGGGCGCGGCCCTCGCGTACCTGCCCGACCACGAGCCGGCGCTCGGCGCGCGGAAGTTTCCGGCCGGCAGGGATTGGACATCGGGATGCGCGCTCGCCGCCGGTGCCGACCTCCTCCTCCATGATGCCCAGTACAGCCGCGACGAGTACTCGGATCGCATCGGCTGGGGCCACAGCTCCCCGCAGCAGGCGCTGGAGTTCGCCGCGCTGGCCGGGGTCGCACACCTCGTGCCGTTCCACCACGATCCGGCCCACAGCGATGAGGACCTGGACCGGATGCTGGGAGAGGCCGTTACCGCGGCGAAGCCAGCGTTCCGCGTCACGGCCGGCACCGAGGGCGCGTCCTTCGAGCTCGGGCGGTAG
- a CDS encoding PQQ-binding-like beta-propeller repeat protein gives MHAARLSFTLAAVFLTAGTAWAGGSNYGITPGARPNFEGKISEWPVPTPRFARDPAPGPDGRIYIAVMSGNKIARFDTRALAFKEWDLPAGARPHGLLVDRAGQVWYTGNGNGTIGRLDPATGKVTEYRAPSGGDPHTLVIDEQGVIWFTVQGGNQIGRLDRRTGQITEFRAAGRPYGIALDAAGNVWFCQIAAGKLGKLDPKTGGITELVLEPDSQPRRMAVAPDGSLWVTLHGKGTLLRVDPVAGKVVREYPLPAGRGGGPYAVAVDGAGIVWVNEIATDTVVRLDPGTGQIRVFPLPSKGVGIRKMIVDAEGRLWYMGSHNGRLGVIE, from the coding sequence ATGCATGCCGCCAGGCTGAGTTTCACTCTTGCGGCCGTCTTCCTGACTGCCGGAACCGCCTGGGCGGGCGGGTCCAATTACGGGATCACGCCGGGGGCCAGGCCCAACTTCGAGGGAAAGATCTCCGAGTGGCCGGTGCCGACGCCCAGGTTCGCGCGCGATCCGGCCCCGGGGCCCGACGGCAGGATCTACATCGCCGTCATGTCCGGGAACAAGATCGCGCGCTTCGACACGCGCGCGCTGGCCTTCAAGGAGTGGGACCTCCCCGCCGGGGCCAGGCCCCACGGCCTCCTCGTGGATCGCGCCGGCCAGGTCTGGTACACGGGGAACGGCAACGGCACGATCGGCCGCCTGGACCCGGCCACGGGGAAGGTGACGGAGTACCGGGCGCCGTCCGGCGGCGACCCGCACACGCTGGTGATCGACGAGCAGGGCGTGATCTGGTTCACGGTCCAGGGCGGTAACCAGATCGGCCGGCTGGATAGGCGGACGGGGCAGATCACCGAGTTCAGGGCCGCGGGCCGGCCGTACGGCATCGCGCTCGACGCCGCCGGCAACGTCTGGTTCTGTCAGATCGCAGCGGGCAAGCTGGGCAAGCTCGACCCGAAGACGGGTGGGATCACCGAGCTCGTGCTGGAGCCCGACTCGCAGCCGCGCCGCATGGCGGTAGCCCCTGATGGCTCGCTCTGGGTCACTCTTCACGGCAAGGGGACGCTGCTGCGCGTGGATCCCGTCGCCGGGAAGGTGGTCAGGGAGTATCCGCTGCCGGCGGGTCGTGGCGGGGGGCCCTACGCGGTGGCGGTGGACGGCGCGGGGATCGTGTGGGTGAACGAGATCGCCACCGACACGGTGGTGCGGCTCGACCCGGGCACCGGGCAGATCCGCGTTTTTCCGCTCCCGTCGAAGGGCGTCGGCATCAGGAAGATGATCGTCGACGCCGAGGGCCGCCTCTGGTACATGGGCAGCCACAACGGGCGGCTCGGCGTGATCGAATAG
- a CDS encoding PAS domain-containing protein produces MPQKAIEMILARQLASYLAVPIFIVDPQGTLVFYNEPAEAILGRRFEETGEMAVGEWSTMFKPTDDHGIPVPPDQLPPVIALAKRRPAHRRFWIVGLDAVRRHIEVTAFPLIGQAQRQIGALTIFWEISDR; encoded by the coding sequence ATGCCCCAGAAGGCGATCGAGATGATTCTGGCCCGGCAGCTCGCGAGTTACCTCGCGGTGCCGATCTTCATCGTTGATCCCCAGGGGACGCTCGTCTTCTACAACGAGCCGGCGGAGGCGATTCTCGGCCGACGCTTCGAGGAGACCGGTGAGATGGCCGTCGGTGAGTGGTCAACGATGTTCAAGCCGACGGACGACCACGGGATACCCGTCCCGCCGGACCAGCTGCCGCCCGTGATCGCCCTCGCGAAGCGTCGGCCCGCCCACCGACGGTTCTGGATCGTGGGGCTGGACGCCGTGCGTCGCCACATCGAGGTCACCGCGTTCCCGCTCATCGGTCAGGCGCAGCGGCAGATCGGCGCGCTCACGATCTTCTGGGAGATCTCGGACCGATGA
- the cobA gene encoding uroporphyrinogen-III C-methyltransferase: MRVGTVSLVGAGPGDPGLLTVRGRELLRTAEVVVYDRLVNPVLLDEAPLHALRIFAGKLADAHYVPQAEINALLIAHARRGRDVVRLKGGDPFVFGRGGEEAAALAEAGVPFEVVPGVSSAVAVPAYAGIPLTHRGLSSSFAVVTGHEDSGKGEPSVDWEGLATAVDTLVVLMGVRTLPRIATALIAHGRSAETPVALIRWGTTDAQQTITGTLGDIVGKAEAAGLTPPVVAVIGNVVALRDRLRWFELSPAEMAPETVPFRVGVH, from the coding sequence ATGCGGGTAGGCACGGTGTCTCTGGTCGGGGCGGGCCCGGGGGATCCGGGCCTCCTGACCGTCCGCGGCCGCGAGCTCTTGAGGACGGCGGAGGTCGTCGTCTACGACCGCCTTGTCAATCCGGTGCTCCTGGACGAGGCCCCACTGCATGCGCTCAGGATCTTCGCGGGGAAACTCGCCGACGCCCACTACGTGCCCCAGGCCGAGATCAACGCTCTCCTGATCGCTCACGCACGCCGGGGGCGCGACGTCGTCAGGCTCAAAGGGGGCGATCCCTTCGTCTTCGGCCGGGGCGGCGAGGAGGCCGCGGCGCTGGCGGAGGCCGGCGTGCCCTTCGAGGTTGTGCCGGGCGTCAGCTCGGCCGTCGCGGTCCCGGCCTACGCCGGCATCCCGCTCACGCACCGCGGGCTCTCGTCGTCCTTCGCGGTGGTCACGGGCCACGAGGACTCTGGCAAGGGCGAGCCTTCGGTCGACTGGGAGGGGCTCGCGACCGCCGTGGATACGCTGGTCGTCCTGATGGGTGTGAGGACGCTCCCGCGGATCGCCACCGCGCTCATCGCCCACGGCCGCTCCGCCGAGACTCCGGTCGCGCTGATCCGCTGGGGGACGACCGACGCCCAGCAGACGATCACCGGTACGCTCGGCGACATCGTCGGGAAGGCCGAGGCGGCCGGCCTCACGCCCCCGGTGGTCGCCGTCATCGGCAACGTCGTCGCCCTTCGTGATCGCCTCCGCTGGTTCGAACTGAGTCCGGCGGAGATGGCGCCCGAGACCGTCCCGTTCCGAGTTGGTGTACACTGA
- a CDS encoding SCO family protein, whose product MLPLRVATLLAVAALLSAGGSRGAEAPSVLEVRQVPVAGYLPVIRDAPPFALDRADGRRVRLADLRGKVVVLAFIYTSCTDTCPLISGKLATLQRRLQDKKLLRDRVVILSITFDPGRDRPEVLQRYAKGFRADPEGWLFLRATEAETQRLLREFDVWVRPAPDGEFDHADRIFLIDQAGRIREIYNQRLLAVKWVLRDVLSLLSAP is encoded by the coding sequence ATGCTGCCCCTCCGCGTCGCGACCCTGCTGGCCGTCGCGGCGCTTCTGAGCGCCGGGGGCAGCCGGGGTGCAGAGGCTCCCTCGGTCCTCGAGGTCCGTCAGGTCCCCGTCGCCGGCTACCTCCCGGTCATCCGTGACGCCCCGCCGTTCGCGCTCGACCGCGCGGACGGGCGCCGGGTCCGGCTCGCCGATCTTCGAGGAAAGGTCGTGGTCCTGGCGTTCATCTACACGTCCTGCACCGACACCTGCCCTCTCATCAGCGGCAAGCTCGCCACGCTCCAACGGAGGCTCCAGGACAAGAAGCTCCTGCGCGACCGGGTCGTGATTCTCTCGATCACCTTCGATCCCGGGCGAGACAGGCCGGAGGTCTTACAACGCTACGCGAAGGGCTTCCGGGCCGACCCGGAGGGATGGCTCTTTCTGAGGGCGACCGAAGCCGAAACCCAGCGTCTCCTCCGGGAATTCGATGTCTGGGTCCGACCGGCACCCGACGGCGAGTTCGACCACGCCGACCGGATCTTCCTGATCGATCAGGCGGGACGAATCCGCGAGATCTACAACCAGCGCCTCCTCGCGGTGAAGTGGGTCTTACGGGACGTCCTGAGCCTGCTCAGCGCCCCGTAG